In Alteribacter keqinensis, the sequence CCTGGGACCTGGTTTTTCCTCTGAGCTTTTGCACTTGATATGGGAGGGGTCACCATGCTCTTCTGGACACTGATCGGCATCGTTATCGCCCAGCGCGGCATTGAACTTGTTGTCGCTAAAAGCAACGAACGCTGGATGCTCAGTAAAGGAGCAAAGGAATTCGGGCAGACCCACTATAAGTGGATTGTTCTTATGCACGCAGGCTTTTTCGCCTTCCTGGCAGTTGAAGTGCTCCTGTTCGGGAAAACTGCAGCACCTTTCTGGGCCGTCCCGTTTACTCTTTTCCTGATGGCCCAGGCGGGCAGACTTTGGGCCCTCTCCTCACTCGGGCGCTTCTGGAACACGAAGGTCATCGTCCTCCCGGGAGCAGAACTGGTCAAAAGAGGACCGTACCGCTTCCTCAGCCACCCCAATTACGTCATCGTGGCTCTGGAATTTCTCGTTATCCCACTTATATTTCAAGCCTACGCCACACTCGTCATCTTCACCCTCCTAAATGCACTCATCCTCCTGAAAATCCGAATACCCGAAGAAGAAAAAGCCCTCGGCTGGGCGATAAACCAAAAAACATAATTGTGCGGGGTCTGTCCCCGCACAATTCCTCTAAATAGGTTGACAGGGGACAGGGAGCATTCTCCTTGTCTGCGGGTGAAACCTACGAAAAAACTTCCCTCTTATTTTAAAAAAACCAGACTAATCACGACTCTCTTAAAATAGAATGGTTGTAGATGAGAAGAGAGAGTGAGCGTAAAGGCAGGTTAATAGGGGGAGTGGAGGTTGCTCCAGTGGATGCTTGATAACGTAGTGGGGATGCTGGTCATAATTTTTGTGATCAATATCGTATATGTGACACTTTTTACGATTCGAATGATTTTCACACTCAAAAGCCAGCGTTACCTGGCGGCCATTACGAGTGTGATTGAAATTGTCATATACATTGTAGGACTGGGTCTCGTTCTTGATAACCTCGACCGGCCGGCAAACCTGGCTGCCTATGCCATAGGCTACGGAATAGGCGTTATTGTCGGAATGAAAATTGAAGAAAAGCTCGCACTGGGGTATATTACAGTTAACGTTATTACAAAAGAATACGAGCCGGATATCCCAAACGCCCTGCGCGACAAAGGATACGGCGTTACAAACTGGGTGGCGTACGGACGTGAGGGAGAGCGGCTCATGATGGAAATACTCACGTCAAGAAAATCCCAGACGCACTTATACAACACAGTCAAAGCCCTTGACCCCTACGCGTTTATCATCTCCCATGATACGAAGATGTTCTACGGCGGATTCTGGATCAAAGGGATACGGAGGTAACTAACGATGTCAAAAGGGAAAAAGAAAGAGAAATTCTACGTTGAAGAAAACGAGACGATTGCCAACTGCCTGGACCGGATGTCAGCGGCAGGCTATACACCAGTCCGGCGGATGGAAGAGCCGGTACTGAAAGAAGTAAAGCGAAACGGAAAAACAGAAGTTGAAGTCTCCCACCAAAGGATTATGTTTGAGGGAAAAAAGAAAGATGAATAAAAAGAGCCGGTCCATTTGTTTTTGATGGACCGGATCTTTTTTATATGTTGATTCTGATTTTTTTGCCTTGCCCTTTGCTTAATTGTACCAACCGTGGAACGTCTTTATTCGAAGGGTGTTTAAACCAAAGACATCGAATGGACGTCAAAAAGTCCCAATAACGAGAAAGGACACCTTGTTTCCGGGAACCGTTGCGTTGCAACGCTATTAGGTGAGACCCCGGACAACGGCTTTTACTCCTTCGTCTATACGTTTCCTTTCCTGTAGAATTCGACTGAATGATTTGAGTATTAAAACCCAGCTAAAAATTTTGCATAATGGAATGGAAGCAGGCATGATAGCCGGTAAAACAAAATGATTGTCTTCAGACATTAACGCCTTAGTCTCTGCAGCTATATTTACTTGAAGCTCTAATAACCAGATGTGAAGATTTTTGTCCAGGATCAAATCAAATGCCACTTCACCTAAATGGTATTTCTTATTTCTCTCTATATTAAAGAGTACTTTTGTACATACACTTTCAATTCGTTTGATAACGTTGGAGATCTGTTTAGGAGAAAGGTTATAAAATACTTTCATCCCCAGTTCGGCACTCAGGACCTTCTCTCTGCCAGAAGGGTTTGTAATGATACTGTCACTTTATGCCACCCGGGTTTCAATCGCAGAACACTGCCATTTTCCATTTCTTCCTCTCTGCATATAGCAACGAAAATCTACTTTGGAAGAGGAATCTGTCGCAATGATTTCCTGTTGGATGAGGTACGTAGAATTTACTCTGTTTATTTAAACTTTAGAGAGTCTATTTTTCTATCTTTTTTTCTTATTAATACTTCTTCTTGAATCAGGTAGCTTCTTTTCCGGAATTTATTAATGAATTGATCTAACGAGGAATAATATTTTCTGTTCCCTTCATTGTCTGTCAGGACAAACTGCATCTTATCCATCTTCAAATGGGAGATACCTTTTCCCTGTGAGGTTTTGGATGGCTTAATGTACACCGCTCGTTCTGTTGAGAGCATCTGTAGAATGGTTATCCTTGCTTCTAAGCGCTCTTGTTTCAGGAATGTGGTTTCTTAAGCCAGGTATTTTGGAAGTCATTTTCCAAAATGTTAATTTATCAAAGTTTCGAAATGGATAATTAAAAATAGTGCTCCCTATATTTTTTCTCAGATGGGAAGAATCTCTTTTATTGAGGGGGATAACGCTGAAAATAGAAGAAGGATAGGGGAAGGTGCCTTTAATGAATTTCATGGATCTTGGTTCGTAATAATAGCCTATAATTGTTTTGCTTTTTTTGCTGATCCCATCTTTATTGAATATAATAATAAGTCCATTAATAGAGGGGTAACTTTAAAACCTTAGCATCATTTTATATGGGTTACTATAAAAGAAGGGTTTAGGCATAAAGCCTATTACAGGTCCTAAATGTAATATGTCTTTGCGGAGGTAACAATCGAAAGGGAGCGAAGGGATCGAAATGAATTTACTAAGCTTCTTTGGCAATTTAACGATATCCTCTTTTAAGGTAGGATTTACTTTTACTATCATCCTTTTCTTCATATTACCAAATTTGAGAATGATAACTTTATTAAGGTTGTACTTTAAAAATGCAGATCCACTAATATGAACCTCATTACTTTTACCTGCAGGGTCAATAATAGCAGATATCACGGTATCCAGGCCTCCTTTATTACAGTTATATAAGACTATCTGCCTTCATCAGAACCCTGAAAGGGATTTGGCATATTCAAAGGGGGCAGGGAGGATGACAGATAATACCTGACGTTCATCATTTTTGCGATAAGCCTTTCTTTCTGCTGCATAAGGAACTTGCATTTCCAGCAGCCAGATCTTTAGGTCTTTATCAATTATAATGTCAAAAGCAACATCACCAAGTCTATGTCCGGCCTTTTCGAATTGCCGCAGAGCTTTGGTGCAGACTCTGGTAATTTTTTCTGTTAAATGCTCTGTCTGTTTCTGATTCAACTGAAAAATGTCTTTAAAAGCCTGTAGTCCAGGCATGATTTTTATTCTGTTTGAAGAATTGGTAATGACACTGCCTGCCTTTGCTACCTTTGTTTCTATGGCAGTGCATTTCCAGGACTTATCTCTTCCCTTTTGCATATAAACCCGGAAGTCGATTTTCCTGTTATTAATATTAACTTTTACTTCCTGCTGGACAAGGTATTTTTGTTTTCCAATAATGTTGTTCAACTGGGATAATCCCTTTAAAGAGAACACTTTTCCTTTATTATTCGTTAAAATGAATGATCCGTTACGGTCTTCCAGCCTGTAAATTCCTCTTCCTGCATCTTTACGCAAAGGTTTAAGGTAAACCGTTTTATAGGCAGATAATAGATTTTTTACAGAAGAAGGTCCTCTGTAGATCGAAGTTTGAGGAAGATGCGGCAGCAGGTGGCGGTTTCTTGACACGCGGCTCCAAAATGTATACTTATTAACATTCCTGTGAGGGTTGTTAAATATTTTGATACCCTGAGATTTAAGGTACTTAAGTCTTTTTCGTGACATCAAAGCGCGATTGAAAATGACGGTTGGATAAGGGAAGATACCTTTAATTACTTTTTTACTGGACGGATCATAGTAATACCCCGTGATGGTCCGGCTTTTTTTATTCACCTTACGCCTTGAAAATACGAAAATTAATCCTTTAATGTCCTTGTAATCCTTAAATCGGGGCAATAACAGAGATTTCCTTTTTTGATAAATACCGTTTGGCATAAAACCGATTACCGGACCTAAGTGCAGGTGGTTGTTTTTGAAGTAGCTCTCATAAGGCAGGTCTGGAATGGCGATCTGTCTCGTTATGCGTTGAGGAAGGACGATCTGTTCAAAGGGTAAATGATTGTTAATTTTAATGTTTAATTGCTTTTTGAGAAGGCCGAAATGAAGAACAATGTTCTTGGAATTGAGTTTATTATGCTCTGCCGTATCTTTACTCATAAATATGGAATTCTCTTTAATAGACTTGTCAATTTTTATATCAGGCAACATGTTCACTCCTTTCATGATGTTCTATTCTATGCACCTTCTTATTAAATGGTTTAAACTCTTGTACACCTTATCCAATTAAGCAGAAGCCTCTTTCCCAAAGGTTCCTTCCACTCTTAGAACGGTGATGGTTAGTAATAGTAAATAATAATTAAAATCCTGCTAATGCCTTCGCATATTCAAATGGTGCTGGCAGAACTTCAGGAAGGATAATCTGGTCTTCCTTTGACCAGAATACTTTCCTTTCAGCGGCATACCTGATTTGTACTTCAAGTAACCAAACCTTCATCCGGCTGTCTATAATAAAGTCAAATGCTGCATCTCCGTAATGATCTCCCTGTTGTTCCAAGAGGGTCAGTGCTTGGATGCACAATTTAGTAATTTCAGAGACTTTATTATCAATCTCATGTTTGAACATTCCGTATATTTCTTTCATGGCTGCTTTCCCGGGCAAAACTCGCTCTCTTCCGGTTGAGTTTGTAATAATACTGTCTTCTTTTGCAATACGGGCTTCAATAGCTGTTCCTTTCCATTTTGCTTCGTACCCTCGCTGCATATAGATCCGGAAGTCAACCTTTTTGTTAATGAACGGTACTGGGACTTCCTGTTGCATAAGGTATTTTTGAGTCTTTATGATGTTTTCCAGATCTGACAAGTCGTCCAGCCTGCTAATATTACCTTTTTTGTCAGTGAGGGAAAAAGCGCTTTTATGTTTTTCAAGTTTGTAGATCCCTCTGCCACCGGATTTATTTAATGGTTTCAAATAGATTGCGCTGCAGTTTGACAGCATCTGTTCGGCTGAAGAGGTACCGCTATACATACATGTGTATGGAAGGTGAGATTTTAATTCCTGATTTTGCGATACTGTTTCCCAAAAGCAAAGTTTGTTTACATTTCTTTGGGGGTAGTTAAACAGGTTAATTCCCAGTGATTTTAAGTGTCTTAATTTTTTCTTAGTCATCCTTGCACGAACAAAGACTGCAGATGGGTATGGGAAGGTCCCTTTTGTTAACTCGGCTGTATGTGGATTGTAGTAATACCCATTTATCGTAAGGTCTTTTTTATTCAAGTCCTTTTCTTTAAATATCATAATTAACCCTTTGATTTTGTTGTAATTTTTAAACCGTTGCATTAATAAAGAGGGATTTTTTAAGTATAAGGTGTTAGGCATAAAGCCGATAACAGGACCTAAATGAAATTGATCATCTTTAAAGAAACTTTCATAGGGAAGGTTCGGAAGGGAGATCGTACTCGTCAAGCGTTCCGGTAAAATTATCTGACCTGCAGGCAGACGATTAGTAAGTTCTATGTTTAATTCTTTTTTAAGAATACCAAAGTGGAGTACTACTTTGGTTGAACTAAGATCTTGACTTTTATACGTATCCTCACTCATGTATATTTTATTATCAGATAGTAAACGGTCTATCTTTATCTCAATCATGCTGTTCGTCACTCCTTTCCACACACTATATTCAATGGAGGCGGAAGTGTGTAAGCAGTTGTTTCCGGCGGATAAATCAGGCAGGAAGGTAAGGCAACAGTTGATGATGGAGGCACATAAAAAGACCTCAACCTGGGATAAACCGGAGTTGAGGCAGATTAAAATTCAGTAAGAGATTTGGCGTAATGAAAAGGTGTAGGAAGGATGTTCTTTGAAATAATTGATTCGTCATCAGGAAGCGGTTTTTTAATATCAGCTACATAACGTACTTGAACTTCCAGCAGCCAGATTTTCATTTTATTGTCTACGGCAAGGTCTACCGCCACGTCCCCGAGAAAAAAGTTCTTCTTTCTCTCAAAGAGGATAAGGAGCTCCCGGCACAAGACTTCAGCTTCTTTTAATTTTGCAGATGCTTCAGATTGAGGTAATGAGTAATAAAAGGAAAGAGCCTCTTCCCCTGTAACAATGTTTTTACGGTAAGGATAGTTGGTCACAATTACTCGTTTGTCGGCTACTTTTCCTGTTATAGCCGAGGCCTGCCAGACGTGTTCGCTGTTTTTTTGCATATATACCCGAAAATCGAGCCTGTGCCCTTTAAATATCGTATCGATCGCCTGTTGGACAAGGAGATGCTTATGTTTATTTCTTTTGAAAAGAGCCGTCAATGCTTTGGTGTTTTTTAAATAGGCTGACTTTCCATTTGTATCATACACTTGATAACCTGTATTCTTTTTACAAACATAATGTATACCTCTTCCACGGGATAGGTTTACAGGCTTTACATATACGCCTGAATACTTTGTGAGCATTCTTTTTATGGACCTTCCTCCGTTATACTTGATGGTATGAGGGAGGTGTGTTCTTAACCTGCTTGAAGGAAGAGGGATAATCTTCTGTAAAGAATCTTTGGTAATGGGAGATGGCGTATAGTTAAACAATTTCCCTTTTAGAAAGTGATTAAAGTATACAAACTCCTGCTTCGACAGTTTTACCCTTGTATAGAGAACAGATGGGAGGGGAAACGTTCCTTCAGTAAATACATCTTCTGCAGAATTATAGTAATATCCGTGAATAACCTGCTTATGGAAATTGATATTCTTTTTATTAAAGAAATAAATTAATCCTTTCACGTGTTCGTAATCAGTAAATCGTTCTTTTAGCCTTTGAGGATTGTTATAAAAATACCTGGAAGGAATAAACCCTATCACTGGCCCGATAAACAGCTCTTTATTGCTTACATAGCTGTCAAAAGGCAGCGTGGGAATCTGTATCTTCTCTGAAAAGTACGGGGAAACACGAATTACACCTGATTTCAAACTGTTATTAATGTCAATGCGGTAGCGTACTTTAGAAGCTCCCAGATGAACGATAGTGGAATCAAGTGAAAATTGATGAAGAAACAGGGTTTTCTCATTCATTATCAGAGTGGGTTCCTGTATGGAGTTATCAATAATAACCTTCGGCATCGTTTACCTCCTCTCTTGTCTTGTATAATATACTCGAGTGCAAAAAGCATGATTGTGCCATGACCCAGACAGTGTGGATGGCTCGAAATCCGAACGATGGATTAAAGTGTTGAGGTTATCGTTCGATTTTAGTTGACACCACCCCCATTACCTTGTTACGATGTAACCGATAAAACGAATTGAACAGACCTCATATAATCTCGGGAATAAGGCCCGAAAGTCTCTACCTGGCGACCGTAAATCGCCGGCCTATGAGGACGATCAGTATACGTGAGTGCGAGAGCAGACAATAAGGCAGCGAACCGTCCGTAGTTTACAGACGAACAGTTTCGAATTATGCCACCGGTCTGTCTCGTAACGGGAACGTGTGCGTTTGTCCTCTTACGGGCAAATGGACACGTTTTTTTGTTTTCCATAGATCTCGACACAAAACAAAATCCCCAGCAGAAAGAAGGTTTTCGCTATGGCAAAAGTCGGTGTGATTATGGGTTCAATATCAGACTGGGACACGATGAAGCACGCAACAGACGTTCTCGAAGAACTTTCCGTTCCATATGAGAAAAAAATCGTCTCGGCCCACCGGACGCCGGATCTTATGTTCGAATACGCAGAAACGGCAAAAGAGCGGGGGGTTGAAGTGATCATCGCCGGAGCAGGGGGAGCTGCGCACCTTCCAGGGATGGTTGCTGCAAAAACTCTTCTTCCCGTTATCGGTGTCCCGGTCCAGTCCAAGGCATTGAATGGCCTTGATTCCCTCCTTTCCATCGTTCAGATGCCAGCCGGGGTTCCCGTTGCGACAGTGGCGATCGGGAAAGCGGGAGCAGCAAATGCGGGCCTTCTAGCAGCCCAGCAGCTTGCGGTTCACGATGACCAAATCGCGGACAAATTACAAGAGCGTCGTGACAACAAACAAGAAGAAGTGATGGAAAGCGGGGCGAATCTTCTATGACTAGAGTGCTACCCGGAAAAACGATCGGCATCCTCGGCGGCGGACAGCTTGGAAGAATGATGGCACTCTCCGCCCGGCAAATGGGCTACCGCATCGCAATACTTGAGCCGGGCAAAGGCTCACCTGCAGGCCAGGTCGCAGACACAGAAGTCATGACAGCTTACAACGACGAAAAAGGTGCTGAAGAACTAGCCCAAAAAACCGACGTGATTACCTATGAATTCGAAAACATCGACGCCAATACAGCATCCTGGCTTGAAGAGAATGCAAACTTTCCCCAGGGAAGCAATCTTCTCGCTATTTCCCAGGACCGTCTCAAGGAAAAGAAAGCCATTACTTCCTTCGGTGTGCCCGTTGCCCCTTATGTAGAGGTGAACACCATTGAAGAGCTCTACGCAGCTACAGGCAAGCTTGGCTATCCTTCGGTGTTGAAAACAACCCGCGGGGGCTATGATGGGAAAGGGCAGGCGGTTATCCAAAGCCCGGCCGATCTTCTCGAAGCCTGGAACGCACTTGAAGGAAAAGGCCCGTTCGTCCTTGAGAAGTGGATTGCCTTCACTAAAGAACTGAGCGTGATCATTACCCGGAGCGTCTCAGGCAGCACCAGCGTGTTTCCCGTTGCGGAAAATGTGCACAAGAACAATATCCTTCATCAGACGATCGTCCCGGCAAGAATCTCAGGCGGCGTTCAGGCAGCGGCTGTTGCTCTGGCAGAAAAGCTCGCTGAATCGTTTGGTCTTGTTGGCACACTGGCTGTTGAACTGTTTCTTACGGAAGACGATGAGCTTTACGTAAACGAACTGGCCCCGCGTCCCCACAACTCCGGTCATTTTACGATCAATGCCTGTGATACGTCACAGTTTGAACAGCATGTGAGAGCCGTATGTGACCTGCCCCTCGGAAAGACGGATTTACTAAAGCCTGCTGTGATGGTTAATATATTAGGGGAGCATGTACCGAGAATCCTTGAAAAAATGGACGATTTTCCGGAAGGCCATCTGCACCTGTATGGGAAAGAATCAGCCAAACCCGGCCGCAAGATGGGGCATTTAACCCTTCTTGGGGACAATACAGAAGAGATCCTCAGGCGCATCAACTCCTCCGCAATCTGGAGAGAACAACAAGTAATGGAGGCAAATCAATGATTGAACGCTATACCCGCCCTGAAATGGGCGCAATCTGGACTGATGAAAACCGCTATCAGGCATGGCTTGAAGTGGAAATCAAAGCCTGTGAAGCATGGGCTGAACTAGGCGACATCCCCAAGGAAGACGTAGCAAAAATCCGTGAAAACGCAGGTTTTGATGTGGACCGTATCCTTGAAATTGAAGCAGAAACCCGTCACGATGTTGTGGCATTTACCCGCGCCGTATCGGAAACCCTCGGAGAAGAACGCAAGTGGGTTCACTACGGCCTTACAAGCACAGACGTGGTTGACACGGCTCTTTCCTATTTATTAAAACAAGCAAACGACATCATCCTTAAAGATCTTGAGCGCTTTGTGGACATTCTGAAAGACAAAGCAATTGAACATAAAGACACCGTCATGATGGGGCGCACTCACGGGGTTCACGCAGAACCGACCACATTCGGCCTGAAGCTTGCCCTCTGGTACGAAGAAATGAAGCGTAACCTGGAGCGGTTCAAGCAGGCAGCAGACACCGTCCGCGTCGGAAAGCTTTCAGGAGCTGTCGGTACATACGCGAACATCGACCCGTTCGTCGAGCGTTACGTATGTGAAGGACTCGGACTTGAAGCGGCGACGGTTTCAACACAGACCCTGCAGCGGGACCGCCACGCCCACTATATGGCGACACTTTCGTTAATCGCCACATCCATTGAGAAAATGGCCGTAGAGATTCGGGGACTGCAGAAAACAGAAATGCGCGAGGTTGAAGAGTTTTTCGCAAAAGGGCAAAAAGGCTCTTCAGCCATGCCTCACAAGCGGAACCCGATCGGTTCTGAGAATATGACGGGCTTAAGCCGTGTCATCCGGGGCCACATGATGACCGCTTATGAAAATGTACCGCTCTGGCATGAAAGAGACATTTCCCATTCTTCTGCGGAACGCATCATACTGCCAGATGCTACAATCGCCCTGAACTATATGCTTAACCGTTTCGGAAACATCGTGAAAAATCTCACGGTGTTTCCGGAAAACATGAAGCGCAACATGGGACGCACGTTCGGTCTCATTTACTCTCAGCGCGTGCTCCTTTCCCTCATCGACAAAGGCCTTGTCCGCGAAGAAGCGTACGACCTTGTCCAGCCGAAAGCGATGGAAGCCTGGGAAAAGCAAGTGCCGTTTCGCGAGCTTGTGGATGCTGATGAAAAGATTACAAACCTGCTTTCAAAAGAAGAGCTCGATGAGTGCTTCGATTACCGTCACCACTTAACACACGTGGATACAATCTTTGAACGCTGCGGAT encodes:
- a CDS encoding isoprenylcysteine carboxyl methyltransferase family protein — its product is MLFWTLIGIVIAQRGIELVVAKSNERWMLSKGAKEFGQTHYKWIVLMHAGFFAFLAVEVLLFGKTAAPFWAVPFTLFLMAQAGRLWALSSLGRFWNTKVIVLPGAELVKRGPYRFLSHPNYVIVALEFLVIPLIFQAYATLVIFTLLNALILLKIRIPEEEKALGWAINQKT
- a CDS encoding DUF2179 domain-containing protein; amino-acid sequence: MLDNVVGMLVIIFVINIVYVTLFTIRMIFTLKSQRYLAAITSVIEIVIYIVGLGLVLDNLDRPANLAAYAIGYGIGVIVGMKIEEKLALGYITVNVITKEYEPDIPNALRDKGYGVTNWVAYGREGERLMMEILTSRKSQTHLYNTVKALDPYAFIISHDTKMFYGGFWIKGIRR
- a CDS encoding NETI motif-containing protein, giving the protein MSKGKKKEKFYVEENETIANCLDRMSAAGYTPVRRMEEPVLKEVKRNGKTEVEVSHQRIMFEGKKKDE
- a CDS encoding YheC/YheD family protein; amino-acid sequence: MKQERLEARITILQMLSTERAVYIKPSKTSQGKGISHLKMDKMQFVLTDNEGNRKYYSSLDQFINKFRKRSYLIQEEVLIRKKDRKIDSLKFK
- a CDS encoding YheC/YheD family protein; this translates as MNKKSRTITGYYYDPSSKKVIKGIFPYPTVIFNRALMSRKRLKYLKSQGIKIFNNPHRNVNKYTFWSRVSRNRHLLPHLPQTSIYRGPSSVKNLLSAYKTVYLKPLRKDAGRGIYRLEDRNGSFILTNNKGKVFSLKGLSQLNNIIGKQKYLVQQEVKVNINNRKIDFRVYMQKGRDKSWKCTAIETKVAKAGSVITNSSNRIKIMPGLQAFKDIFQLNQKQTEHLTEKITRVCTKALRQFEKAGHRLGDVAFDIIIDKDLKIWLLEMQVPYAAERKAYRKNDERQVLSVILPAPFEYAKSLSGF
- a CDS encoding YheC/YheD family protein, producing the protein MIEIKIDRLLSDNKIYMSEDTYKSQDLSSTKVVLHFGILKKELNIELTNRLPAGQIILPERLTSTISLPNLPYESFFKDDQFHLGPVIGFMPNTLYLKNPSLLMQRFKNYNKIKGLIMIFKEKDLNKKDLTINGYYYNPHTAELTKGTFPYPSAVFVRARMTKKKLRHLKSLGINLFNYPQRNVNKLCFWETVSQNQELKSHLPYTCMYSGTSSAEQMLSNCSAIYLKPLNKSGGRGIYKLEKHKSAFSLTDKKGNISRLDDLSDLENIIKTQKYLMQQEVPVPFINKKVDFRIYMQRGYEAKWKGTAIEARIAKEDSIITNSTGRERVLPGKAAMKEIYGMFKHEIDNKVSEITKLCIQALTLLEQQGDHYGDAAFDFIIDSRMKVWLLEVQIRYAAERKVFWSKEDQIILPEVLPAPFEYAKALAGF
- a CDS encoding YheC/YheD family protein — protein: MPKVIIDNSIQEPTLIMNEKTLFLHQFSLDSTIVHLGASKVRYRIDINNSLKSGVIRVSPYFSEKIQIPTLPFDSYVSNKELFIGPVIGFIPSRYFYNNPQRLKERFTDYEHVKGLIYFFNKKNINFHKQVIHGYYYNSAEDVFTEGTFPLPSVLYTRVKLSKQEFVYFNHFLKGKLFNYTPSPITKDSLQKIIPLPSSRLRTHLPHTIKYNGGRSIKRMLTKYSGVYVKPVNLSRGRGIHYVCKKNTGYQVYDTNGKSAYLKNTKALTALFKRNKHKHLLVQQAIDTIFKGHRLDFRVYMQKNSEHVWQASAITGKVADKRVIVTNYPYRKNIVTGEEALSFYYSLPQSEASAKLKEAEVLCRELLILFERKKNFFLGDVAVDLAVDNKMKIWLLEVQVRYVADIKKPLPDDESIISKNILPTPFHYAKSLTEF
- the purE gene encoding 5-(carboxyamino)imidazole ribonucleotide mutase — translated: MAKVGVIMGSISDWDTMKHATDVLEELSVPYEKKIVSAHRTPDLMFEYAETAKERGVEVIIAGAGGAAHLPGMVAAKTLLPVIGVPVQSKALNGLDSLLSIVQMPAGVPVATVAIGKAGAANAGLLAAQQLAVHDDQIADKLQERRDNKQEEVMESGANLL
- the purK gene encoding 5-(carboxyamino)imidazole ribonucleotide synthase; the protein is MTRVLPGKTIGILGGGQLGRMMALSARQMGYRIAILEPGKGSPAGQVADTEVMTAYNDEKGAEELAQKTDVITYEFENIDANTASWLEENANFPQGSNLLAISQDRLKEKKAITSFGVPVAPYVEVNTIEELYAATGKLGYPSVLKTTRGGYDGKGQAVIQSPADLLEAWNALEGKGPFVLEKWIAFTKELSVIITRSVSGSTSVFPVAENVHKNNILHQTIVPARISGGVQAAAVALAEKLAESFGLVGTLAVELFLTEDDELYVNELAPRPHNSGHFTINACDTSQFEQHVRAVCDLPLGKTDLLKPAVMVNILGEHVPRILEKMDDFPEGHLHLYGKESAKPGRKMGHLTLLGDNTEEILRRINSSAIWREQQVMEANQ
- the purB gene encoding adenylosuccinate lyase, giving the protein MIERYTRPEMGAIWTDENRYQAWLEVEIKACEAWAELGDIPKEDVAKIRENAGFDVDRILEIEAETRHDVVAFTRAVSETLGEERKWVHYGLTSTDVVDTALSYLLKQANDIILKDLERFVDILKDKAIEHKDTVMMGRTHGVHAEPTTFGLKLALWYEEMKRNLERFKQAADTVRVGKLSGAVGTYANIDPFVERYVCEGLGLEAATVSTQTLQRDRHAHYMATLSLIATSIEKMAVEIRGLQKTEMREVEEFFAKGQKGSSAMPHKRNPIGSENMTGLSRVIRGHMMTAYENVPLWHERDISHSSAERIILPDATIALNYMLNRFGNIVKNLTVFPENMKRNMGRTFGLIYSQRVLLSLIDKGLVREEAYDLVQPKAMEAWEKQVPFRELVDADEKITNLLSKEELDECFDYRHHLTHVDTIFERCGLTK